Part of the Lolium rigidum isolate FL_2022 chromosome 6, APGP_CSIRO_Lrig_0.1, whole genome shotgun sequence genome, AGAGTATCAACATCTCAAAGTGCAAGAAATAAGAAAAAAACAAATATATCAGCATGCAATAAATCTAGTAGGTTGCATCCAAGTGCAGCAGAAGAGAAGTAGATTGCACTCACAAAGAACCAGCACCAATTAAATTCAGAACACCAATTAAACGTAACTGAGTAGCAGATTGCATCCAAGTGCAGAAGAACAGAATTTAAGCTGCACGAAAAATTCCTCCTACATCTTCTGCACAGGACCATCATATAAAATTTTAAAGTTCCCGTTTCAAAGCTTGTGGTTAGACACATCACTCTATATATGCTTCTGAGTGGGCCGCAAAACCTTCTATTATGNNNNNNNNNNNNNNNNNNNNNNNNNNNNNNNNNNNNNNNNNNNNNNNNNNNNNNNNNNNNNNNNNNNNNNNNNNNNNNNNNNNNNNNNNNNNNNNNNNNNTTGCTGCATGAAGTAGATCGCAAACTGTGTGCTCTCTTAGGGGCGGGTTCTTCTTTTCCcaccttctctttttcttttatggcTCTTGCCACCCCCTGTTTGCTTCTCCTTTATTAATATAAGGCAAAGgtttttttgcccgtttcaaaaaaaaaaaaaactgtgtgcTCTCGAGGTTGGGAAGAATTACTTCGAGCTGAAACCCTTGCTGTCATTGTCTCTGTAGTTCTGAGGATAATTGAACACCATGCTATTTTTTAAGCTAGaaaattgatatatatatatgattcCCATGTTGCAGATGCAAATTAGATAACGCATAACCTATGCACCAACTGGTGAAATAGATATCACAATGATGATCTTTCAGCAAGCAAGGTGTTCTCATGCACTATTCAGTTTAGTGCTGAAGAAAAAATGGCAGAAAGCACAAGCAAGGAAAAGGAAAAATGACAAATGTTGAGCTGCGATAACATAGCAGTCAGCAGTAATATATTATTTCAGAAATTTCTCTTTTGGCGGACAAGTTCTATGTAGTGTTCCATGCACAACGAGTATCTCCTATAGCATGACATAATAAGTACTTAAGAAAAGTACATTTCTCCTATCATTTGAATGTATGGTCTGTCTGGCAAACCGAACTCAGCAGTCTATTTTCATTTAACAAGCAGGAAGCATGATTTTATCAGTTTACTCTGTAATTATGTACCCAGATTCTTGTTCTAGCATACCTTTCTTTTATATAAGGCAACTAGATTTGTAATTTTGCATTCCTACAGCATTATAAGATGGAAACACATGTCTCACTTCTTTCTTGATAAGCTAACAGTACCATTTGCATAATTTTTCCATAAATAAGACATGTATGTCCATTGTGCTGTTTTAGATTGGAGCTATGCAGTATGCATTATTTTTCATTGGCTGCCTTCCTTCTTATTTGTATTGACTGGGAGTGTATGTGGACATGCCTGGGATGAGGAAGTGTAGAATCGGCACTAATTCTTTATTCTAGCCACATCCCCGTGAAGAAGGTTTCGTCACATTGAGAGAAAAGTGATTTACAGCACTGACAATTTCCATGACCTTGCTACGGGCAATCATTCCACAAGGATGATGAGTCAAAGAAAATTACAATTTTGTGGGAGCAAATAGGTGGTGGAGAAACATTGCCAAACAAGCTTCCCGATATTGCATTTTGGCAATGAGTTTATTCTTATCTACAAATATGTACCGAATAGAGTATCAAACATCTCAAagtgcaagaaaaaaacaaaaacaaaaaacaaatataACAGCATGTAATAAAATCTAGTAGGTTGCATCCAAGTGTAGCAGAACAGAAGTAGATTGCATTCAGAACAACCAACACCAATTAAATTCGTAATGCCAATTAAGCATAGTACATTGCATCCAAGTGCAGCAGAACAGAAGTTAAACTACACGGAAAACCCGTTCTACATCTTCTATACATAACCATTATATACAATTCGGAAGTTCTTGATTTTCAAAGCTTGTGGTTAGACGCATCACTCTACATATATGCTTCCGAGTGAGACGCAAAACCTTCTATTATGTTGCTGCATGAAGTAGACCATATTCTAGAGATAGTGCATCAAAAGGGCGAGAGCACCTGATAAAAGATATTCATGCTCTGAACATGAGTCACGGATACTGTCTCAAAGGGTAACATATCCATCCAAGAAGGAGGCATCAAATGGATCAGCTAGCGACAGATCATGGGTACACTCCTTGTTGTCCTGGGAAGTACTCGTAGAAAAACTTTTGAATTCAAATCGAGCAGCGCGAGAAGCTCGATATTCCACTAGGAGCTGCTTGTACTTATTACCCCACCATTTGTCGTCATGGCCACCTACGAGTCCAAATTCCATTTTCTCTAGCACTTTCGCATTCAAAACAAAGAACCTGGCAAAGTCAACCTCTGGACCCTCACCATAGTAGACCTTCAACGCAACTTTTTTCAGATGTAGCTCAAGGCATTCAATTGGACAATAACTTAGTGAGGCATGCTTCATATCCATCCTCACTCTCCATAATTCTAACTGGAGACAGAAATAAGAAACAATATAAAGACAATTGCAGGGTGAGTATTAAGAGTTATATAGATTTCGTTCTAGAATCAGTGATATAGAATATTAGCTAGCTAATTTATAGTACTCACAACAACGTATTTTGGAATTTTAAGAAGCTAAGCAGATATGAATAATTGAATACTCACAACAACGTACAACCGCTCCAAGCAGGGGAAGCACTTGAGAAAGTCAAGAGCTGCATTTAGACCAGGGCCAAAATTATCAAGAACCAACACCTTCACGGTGCGCATTATGGTTGTCAAGCTGACGGCAACCATTTCCTACGAGAGAAAAATAAACAAATGCATATAAGAAATAATAGCCTCGATTTCTCATACGGCGACAAGTAAATTGATTCTATAACTTACCTTAAATACTGTTGTTCTAAGTTGGAGCTGTAATATGCCGCAACTCAGCGAACCCAATATCTTCAGTTTAGGAGCCCTGATTACCCGGATGGTCGCCGGACCATAGTCTGGATTGAGTGGTAGAAGTCTCTCGAGGCAAGGAGCGTCCTCAATTACCATCTCTTGGACATTGATAATGCCATCGACTACCTGCCTGTTCCAAAGAGCACAAAAGCCGATGCTCCTGAGGGTTGGGGAGCTGATGCGGAGGCTGGAAACGCCTACATTCTGGTCCAGCAGAAGGCTCTCTAGTGCAGGGCTGCCGGAGAGCACGCCGCTAAGAGTCTCCTCTGTCAAGCTGACCATGTGCAGGGTGAGTTGCTTGAGGTGCGGAAAATCCACTGCCAAGTTGGGCGGCAGATGGCAGAGGCCAAACCTGGCCACACGGAGCGCGGGCGCGAGGTGGAACACTGAGGGAGGCAGCGAGTTGCGGCGGCAATCGAATCTGTGGACGAGCTCGAGCTCTTGGAGATTGGGTGTGAGCCAGCCATTGCTACTGTCGTCGTCAGCTTGGTAGCGGTGGGGGAGGCGCCGGATTCTGGTTAGGGAGATACGGCGGGCAGGGCCGAGGTGGCCCGAGAGGATCTTGGAGACGACTTGCTCGGAGAAGCCGCGGTCGGCCTCGAGGTTGAGAGGCGCCGACCGCCAGATGGGGCGCCACCGGCGGGAGAGAGCCTGCGTGCGGCAGCCATCCTTGGTGGGGAGGAGGGACACGATGGTGCCGAGGACCGCGTCGGGGAGGTTGCTGATGAAATCGGCTCGGTCGCCAGACGGTTCTTCGCCGCCGCCAGTTCGCCTCTTGGAAGGGTGcgacgtcgccgtcgccatgtGCGCCGCCACGACTCACGAATGAGTGCTTGCGGCTCTTGGGCCTGTGTCAGGGCCCTTTAATTGAGACGAGTGCCGTAGCTTCATGGGCTAGGAGCTCATAGCATATCACTTCATCGCTTGCATGCAATTCCTATTTGACGCCTAGCGCGTCAACAATCCTCACAACCCCTCTCCCTCCCTATCGCTGCTTATGGGCCGagcccatttctcttcatgcggcAGTCTTCACGAAGAAGACAGAGAAGAGGACCGCGCGGCCAAACTCACCGGAGACTGAGACCTCATTGGAGACAGGGACGACGCGGCTAGCCGCGGAGTCGCCCGACGAGTTGAGGCCTGGAACTTAGGGTTAGGGACTTAGGGTGAAGGTGCGGGAGCTTAGGGGTCTGGGGGGTGCGGAAGCTCGCCGGCGGCAGAACTTAGGGGTTCTGGGGGTGCCAGGGGTCGCCGGAGCCAAAGAAGGGGCGGGGTTCAGAGGGAGGTCGGGGACGGGGCGGACCATATGTGGGATGTGATCATTGAGGATGGGGCGGCGATGCCAGTCGCGGGTGGCGACAGCAGGCGACACGGCTGGCGGTTGAGGTGGGGGATGGCTTGGTCAGAGATGAAggcaaggaggaagacgatgtcgCGGTCTTCGGTCCTTGCATTTTTCGAATCACTAAGACCGGAGTCTCAGGCTCAAGTCGACCTGGAAAATACAAGGACCGGAGTCTCCGGACCAAAGTCCCCGGCCTGGCCAAAAAGTCTCCGGACCCCTATACAGAATGTGAGGCGCACGGGGACCGGATTGTTTCCCGGAGTCTTCGGCCTCGGGGGCCGGAGTCTCCGGTCTAGGCACACCGGAGTCTCCGGTCTGGAAACTCCAAAAACTGTTgaaaccaaaactgcaataacttGAGTTTGGGAACtccgaatgacatgaaaccaattttgttggaaagagtacGACAAGAGCTACTCCCAAAAATATGGAAACAAGTAGGGGAGATTTTTCTAtgaattttagagtgaaacctattAACATGGAGAACCGATAAAACTCCAATATCAAAAACGAAACAAGTATTTCATgtagaatccgttttcgatgaaatgGAGCTTGTCATGAAAATAACAACTAGATCTAaagcaccacatggataagatccaaataacaaccaagaaatatgatgcaaggatggaaAGGTTTGAGCTCACCCCAAATGATACGATGAAGTTACTTACTCGAGAGCATCTTGATAGAACGACAACTAACCTATAAACCACactcccaactaaaccacgagaccggtaagagAGAAATCCTAccaagagaaaaccttaaccttgcgcattctacTTGAGCTAGATGATGAAGATCTTGAACGCAGCAAGATGGAACgcttttcttgattgtgcttgcttgaagaAGTCTTGCTAatttgtaacgacccggaaaaaccccatAGATTAGTTTTTGTTCGCCGCtcgtttttccgtgtcgttcctaAGTCATCATGGCATCTTGCATATTTTTAGCAtcacaaaattattttattaaaacatTATTTTGTTGCCAAAATTATTCCTTCTTTATCCCCAAACTAAAACTATAATTTTCTGGTATTTTTGTGGTCCTAAAACTATTTTTTTAAATGGCTTTAAAACaaccagaaaaaaaaagaaaactgtTTTAAAGAATAAAAAAAGGGGGCAGACCTCCCCAACCGGCCAGGCCAAGAGGCCCagtgtaatatcccagcattTGGGGTtataaaaaatagaggaaacaggtgTGTACATTGCatacatgcatagaaaatctggggaattttcgcgctttaaagtaaaacagatcacgatgaatcgaagtttcacttgaccttggtggaattgaagtagctcatcaagtcaagcgttataaacctcaatgtgactttgctaaaatcttgttttgggcagagttgatttgatctaaggggttagatcaaatggaactaataatcaacacaacaacaccttactcaatgatcaattgcttgatcttataaaagattataatatggtaatccttgtcatagcatatgaacatcacttcaattgcaaatcaagtaacgagtaaaatggagaaaccattcttcacttatcttctccatgtcttaaactatctATGAacttaccatgaaacctcatggtattcattccacttcaacattggaattataacaagaagatccaccCCTGGAATAgagattcttctctattccaagttAATACATATCAAACCTTGAGAGATGagagagttctatagtatttattagagaagcaatggcaaaccttgaggcaaaccttggatataaatatccatatgatcacaacatcatcttcaaaAGGAACACTAGAATATTATTCAAGTCTTTCCCATATGAGAGAGACCACTTATACTAACCCTAGCtccacctatttaagaataaaggacaacctttgaaataaagtattaggttgaaaaccatttcacttggagtggtgagataacttaatatcacatggaataataccttaTCCattaattgataaagtaaggaagagattaattcaaccaagatagccaagtggagtttagacttgatacctattgagatgttgtgagtacaccataaaccctagaataactattcctatgaaagagagctcatgctatggtgctacactcaagttagttgaggcaacacttgaatgtgagtgagagaactattcttatgaccaggtgatcatatcatcattgttgagtagaaccccaacataatatctcgggcattctcctgggatataaactttagaggcaaccatagtagtcccatccaagaaagtaaagtataagtactataccttagctgatcaagacaatacttgatcatggaagtgagaaccccatttaatgagagacccttaggaagccaaaccttgatcattattaatccagtgatgatcctaaaccctaagaacttaaggtattgagaataaaccctaataggataagtagatcttattcccacatgaaattactgggagatcactagtaagcaaccatatgcttatattccaaccttaatttgtgaatcacttggtgctcttaagtagaatcctaccatatctatattccatagatttaagaacctaagaaaattttagagttaaactctatactttatatggtgagaaaccatacatccatatgaccaaagttaactataaaaagaactataaccaatttaGTTACTTCAATGATGAATTAAGGATTCCAATAGAAGTCCAATGGAATAAGATAGAgttaattctcaaatccttagtgattagagaagcacataagatatgaagcaagtaaccatattaccatggttaggggagactaaaccctagcaaatgcaatatggtgtcccctcatctctacaacctataATTAAATCCCAAtattagtttatgtatcactatggtgatcataatataaaccatgCCAtagttgagattcaaaccaattgccactaggtaaatatcattagaaccctaatggttcattaattaaatccaatgtttcaattataaaacataagaaacATCTAATGCTAAGCTCCATAATTAAAATCCCATGTGAGGTGAATAACCACTCATGTAAACCATTTGACTTAATAACCAAGAACCAactatgaggagagtaatacctactctaagtactTCAAGGTGCTatttaaatataatcctagtgctacctttgaaacATGGTTATAATAAAAACTACAAAACCTtaccaagcaagtgctcacataaaattatgtgcaagtgacaacattcccaaataagaggtcaagTCCTTAGatatattttagcacatgaaCTCATGTCATTAAGTCACTCCCTCATTAAAATTCATTAATAAGTA contains:
- the LOC124663464 gene encoding putative FBD-associated F-box protein At5g22720 — translated: MATATSHPSKRRTGGGEEPSGDRADFISNLPDAVLGTIVSLLPTKDGCRTQALSRRWRPIWRSAPLNLEADRGFSEQVVSKILSGHLGPARRISLTRIRRLPHRYQADDDSSNGWLTPNLQELELVHRFDCRRNSLPPSVFHLAPALRVARFGLCHLPPNLAVDFPHLKQLTLHMVSLTEETLSGVLSGSPALESLLLDQNVGVSSLRISSPTLRSIGFCALWNRQVVDGIINVQEMVIEDAPCLERLLPLNPDYGPATIRVIRAPKLKILGSLSCGILQLQLRTTVFKEMVAVSLTTIMRTVKVLVLDNFGPGLNAALDFLKCFPCLERLYVVLELWRVRMDMKHASLSYCPIECLELHLKKVALKVYYGEGPEVDFARFFVLNAKVLEKMEFGLVGGHDDKWWGNKYKQLLVEYRASRAARFEFKSFSTSTSQDNKECTHDLSLADPFDASFLDGYVTL